A single window of Mangifera indica cultivar Alphonso chromosome 18, CATAS_Mindica_2.1, whole genome shotgun sequence DNA harbors:
- the LOC123202297 gene encoding receptor-like serine/threonine-protein kinase At1g78530 isoform X1 encodes MGNVRVIAFYITICCIAFIISKIVVSVLLYRRWKRKNMVSADGLSDGKIVMFRSPFIQSLPGDVVLKKTLKLSSKDIVGSGGFGTVYRLMINDSTTFAVKRLHRGTAEMERGFERELEAMGDIKHRNIVTLHGYCIAPQHNFLIYEFMPNGSLDTFLYANDAGNSLNKKHLDWPARYKIAVGAARGIAYLHHDCIPHIIHRDIKSSNILLDQNMEARVSDFGLATLMQPENSHVSTLVVGTFGYLAPEYFDTGRATAKGDVYSFGVVLLELLTGKKPMDEVFLEEGTKLVTWVKAVVQNQREEYVLDPRLEDCPTDEINIVFSIALTCLEPEPSKRPTMAEVVKMLEKIKSEKAVRNN; translated from the exons ATGGGAAACGTTCGAGTCATCGCGTTCTACATCACAATCTGCTGCATagcttttattatatcaaagatTGTTGTTTCAGTCCTACTTTATCGGAGATGGAAAAGAAAGAACATGGTTTCTGCAGACGGACTCTCAG ATGGGAAGATAGTCATGTTTAGGTCTCCATTCATACAATCTCTACCAGGTGATGTAGTACTGAAGAAGACACTGAAATTGAGCAGCAAAGACATTGTCGGCTCAGGAGGTTTTGGAACAGTTTACAGATTGATGATCAATGACTCAACAACCTTTGCCGTCAAAAGATTACACAGGGGAACTGCAGAGATGGAGAGAGGTTTCGAGAGAGAGTTGGAGGCAATGGGAGATATAAAGCACCGAAATATTGTTACTCTGCATGGATACTGCATTGCCCCTCAACACAATTTTCTCATATATGAGTTCATGCCTAATGGAAGTTTGGATACATTTCTCTATG CAAATGATGCAGGAAACTCATTAAACAAGAAGCATTTAGATTGGCCAGCAAGATACAAAATAGCAGTAGGAGCTGCAAGAGGTATAGCATACCTTCATCATGACTGCATTCCCCACATAATCCATAGAGATATCAAGTCAAGCAACATCTTGCTAGATCAAAACATGGAGGCTCGAGTGAGTGATTTCGGACTTGCCACATTGATGCAACCTGAAAACTCTCATGTTTCAACATTAGTAGTAGGAACTTTTGGGTACTTAGCACCTG AATACTTTGATACAGGGAGGGCTACAGCAAAAGGTGATGTTTACAGCTTCGGAGTTGTTTTACTAGAGCTTTTAACCGGAAAGAAACCCATGGATGAAGTATTTCTAGAGGAAGGAACCAAACTTGTGACATGG GTCAAAGCAGTTGTTCAGAACCAGAGGGAAGAGTATGTGCTCGACCCTCGACTGGAAGATTGCCCAACAGATGAGATTAACATTGTATTCAGTATTGCACTAACATGCCTCGAACCAGAACCCTCCAAGAGACCTACCATGGCTGAGGTTGTCAAGATGCTTGAGAAAATTAAGTCAGAAAAAGCTGTCAGAAACAATTAA
- the LOC123202298 gene encoding fatty-acid-binding protein 3, chloroplastic: MLTAGATLSKPICFSSLMPAKTCNSKPSCFLSVKILNPLVFSCKSRSCSQFSTIPPKMARTYFSVNASSSVGSAECTEEPVTKVKFQTSLSLPGFSCPLSLLGTGYREKVFAIIGVKVYAVGLYINQSILDKLTAWKGRPAAQILEDSSLFDSVFQVPSEKSLQIVLVRDIDGKTFWDALDEAISPRIKAPTGVDKTALSTFRSIFQARPLKKGTFIFLTWLNPSETHVCISSDGLPSAVDATIQSENVTSALYDVFFGGASVSPSLKASVATGLAKTLK, translated from the exons ATGCTTACAGCAGGAGCAACATTGTCGAAACCAATTTGTTTTTCATCACTGATGCCTGCTAAAACCTGCAACTCAAAACCCAGTTGTTTTTTGTCGGTAAAAATTTTGAACCCACTTGTGTTTTCCTGCAAGAGTCGATCTTGCTCGCAATTTTCAACAATTCCTCCTAAAATGGCACGAACTTACTTCTCTGTAAATGCTTCTTCTTCAG TTGGAAGTGCAGAGTGCACTGAGGAACCTGTAACCAAGGTAAAATTTCAGACATCATTGAGTTTGCCAGGTTTCTCATGTCCATTGTCTTTGCTTGGAACAG GATACAGGGAGAAGGTTTTTGCTATTATTGGAGTTAAGGTCTATGCTGTAGGACTATATATCAATCAATCTATCTTAGATAAATTGACAGCATGGAAAGGACGACCAGCAGCTCAGATTCTGGAGGATTCCTCTTTGTTTGACTCAGTTTTTCAGG TTCCTTCGGAGAAATCATTACAGATTGTTCTGGTCAGAGATATTGATGGAAAAACTTTCTGGGATGCTCTGGATGAAGCCATCTCCCCAAGAATCAAAGCACCTACTGGAGTTGATAAAACTGCACTGTCCACATTTCGTAGCATCTTCCAAGCACGGCCTCTTAAGAAAGGAACTTTCATCTTTTTAACATGGCTGAACCCGTCCGAGACGCAT GTTTGCATCTCATCAGATGGATTGCCTTCTGCTGTGGATGCTACAATTCAGTCTGAAAATGTCACTTCTGCACTTTATGATGTCTTTTTTGGAGGTGCTTCAGTTAGCCCTTCACTAAAAGCCTCAGTTGCCACTGGGCTGGCCAAAACCCTCAAGTGA
- the LOC123202297 gene encoding receptor-like serine/threonine-protein kinase At1g78530 isoform X2: MGNVRVIAFYITICCIAFIISKIVVSVLLYRRWKRKNMVSADGLSDGKIVMFRSPFIQSLPGDVVLKKTLKLSSKDIVGSGGFGTVYRLMINDSTTFAVKRLHRGTAEMERGFERELEAMGDIKHRNIVTLHGYCIAPQHNFLIYEFMPNGSLDTFLYGNSLNKKHLDWPARYKIAVGAARGIAYLHHDCIPHIIHRDIKSSNILLDQNMEARVSDFGLATLMQPENSHVSTLVVGTFGYLAPEYFDTGRATAKGDVYSFGVVLLELLTGKKPMDEVFLEEGTKLVTWVKAVVQNQREEYVLDPRLEDCPTDEINIVFSIALTCLEPEPSKRPTMAEVVKMLEKIKSEKAVRNN, translated from the exons ATGGGAAACGTTCGAGTCATCGCGTTCTACATCACAATCTGCTGCATagcttttattatatcaaagatTGTTGTTTCAGTCCTACTTTATCGGAGATGGAAAAGAAAGAACATGGTTTCTGCAGACGGACTCTCAG ATGGGAAGATAGTCATGTTTAGGTCTCCATTCATACAATCTCTACCAGGTGATGTAGTACTGAAGAAGACACTGAAATTGAGCAGCAAAGACATTGTCGGCTCAGGAGGTTTTGGAACAGTTTACAGATTGATGATCAATGACTCAACAACCTTTGCCGTCAAAAGATTACACAGGGGAACTGCAGAGATGGAGAGAGGTTTCGAGAGAGAGTTGGAGGCAATGGGAGATATAAAGCACCGAAATATTGTTACTCTGCATGGATACTGCATTGCCCCTCAACACAATTTTCTCATATATGAGTTCATGCCTAATGGAAGTTTGGATACATTTCTCTATG GAAACTCATTAAACAAGAAGCATTTAGATTGGCCAGCAAGATACAAAATAGCAGTAGGAGCTGCAAGAGGTATAGCATACCTTCATCATGACTGCATTCCCCACATAATCCATAGAGATATCAAGTCAAGCAACATCTTGCTAGATCAAAACATGGAGGCTCGAGTGAGTGATTTCGGACTTGCCACATTGATGCAACCTGAAAACTCTCATGTTTCAACATTAGTAGTAGGAACTTTTGGGTACTTAGCACCTG AATACTTTGATACAGGGAGGGCTACAGCAAAAGGTGATGTTTACAGCTTCGGAGTTGTTTTACTAGAGCTTTTAACCGGAAAGAAACCCATGGATGAAGTATTTCTAGAGGAAGGAACCAAACTTGTGACATGG GTCAAAGCAGTTGTTCAGAACCAGAGGGAAGAGTATGTGCTCGACCCTCGACTGGAAGATTGCCCAACAGATGAGATTAACATTGTATTCAGTATTGCACTAACATGCCTCGAACCAGAACCCTCCAAGAGACCTACCATGGCTGAGGTTGTCAAGATGCTTGAGAAAATTAAGTCAGAAAAAGCTGTCAGAAACAATTAA